In the Bacteroidales bacterium genome, GTCTGAATCCTGTAATGGGAGATAAATCCATTCTGCCGATAGAACAAACTTTTCCGATAAGCAATATTCCTGCCTACTCCCATATAGGGCATTCCAGCTAAGGCAAAACCAAAATATTGCATAGCTACCCTGAGTGTATCAAAACGGATGAAGAGGTTTAAGAGTCCTTTGGAGCGTTCGTAGGCGCCATATCCCAATACAATTTCAGTGGTACCAGTGAAATTGGCTGCCATCTTCCGAAGCCATTGGTTGGAGCGGGGAATACAATCTGCATCTGTGAGCAACAAAGCATCATAGCTTGCAGACTTGATCCCGATAGAGAGAGGAAACTTTTTCCCTGTGAAGAAATTTAAATCCGGTCCCATGGTCACTACCTTCAGGTGTTTGTATTCAAGCTGCATATCGCGAAGAAGGTATTTAGTATCGTCATCGGATCCATGATCAACAACAACTACTTCATATTCACCATATTCCTGGTTGAGAAGGTAAGGCAGGTTATCAGAAAGGTTGTAAAATTCATTCCTGGCACAGACAATGATAGAGACAGGTTCATCTTTACTGCTGAAGTCACTTTTTGTCCTGAAGAAAGCCACCCTGCTGAATATTCCCCAAAAATAGATCAATTGCACAAATGTGCTGAAGACCAGCACAGCGAGTACCGAAAAGAGAATAGGATTTTGACTGAAATAATCAGCAAGCATGAAAACGGGTTATTGGAGTACAAAAGTATTATTCTCAAAAGAATTAACCCCTATCTTTGCCAAAAAGTTTGTAACAGGTAATAATTGATGTAAGTAATTGTATAACAATTATATATGACCTTTCTTACTAACTGTTGTTAATTTAAGACAGAGGATGTGATGGCATTCCTTCGCCTTTTCTGCGAGAAAGAAATTTATGCGTTTTGAACTAAAAATAACTGATTCTGCTACTTCTGCCCGAAGGGGTTCGATTACAACAGATCACGGGACGATTGAAACTCCTGCCTTCATGCCGGTTGGTACTGCAGGAACAGTGAAAGCTGTTCATACCAGGGAAATCAGGGAAGACATCAAAGCACAGATTATCCTGGGGAATACTTATCATCTTTATCTCAGGCCAGGGCTGGATATACTTGAAAAAGCCGGGGGATTGCATAAATTTAATGGATGGAGTGGCCCGATTCTTACCGATAGTGGAGGATACCAGGTTTATTCACTTGCAGAAAGAAGGAAATTCCAAAATGAAGGAGTGGTTTTCCATTCGCATATTGATGGATCGAAACATACCTTCACTCCTGAGATCGTAGTGGATATACAACGGAGCATCGGAGCTGATATCATGATGGCGTTCGATGAATGCACACCTTATC is a window encoding:
- a CDS encoding glycosyltransferase, with the translated sequence MLADYFSQNPILFSVLAVLVFSTFVQLIYFWGIFSRVAFFRTKSDFSSKDEPVSIIVCARNEFYNLSDNLPYLLNQEYGEYEVVVVDHGSDDDTKYLLRDMQLEYKHLKVVTMGPDLNFFTGKKFPLSIGIKSASYDALLLTDADCIPRSNQWLRKMAANFTGTTEIVLGYGAYERSKGLLNLFIRFDTLRVAMQYFGFALAGMPYMGVGRNIAYRKSLFYRQNGFISHYRIQTGDDDLFVNRAANRKNTRVEFLSDAHTLSAPKKTFSLWFRQKRRHLLSGNHYKFSHKLALGIFGFTQTLFFASFITLLSFWYLPYIVLGIIALRLLSQLFIFGKVMRKLSEKGFLLLVPFFEVFILLINPIIAFTNLFNKPVKWR